A window from Pokkaliibacter sp. MBI-7 encodes these proteins:
- the rplO gene encoding 50S ribosomal protein L15: protein MYLNNLSPGEGAKKVAKRVGRGIGSGLGKTAGRGHKGAKSRAGGGIRVGFEGGQMPIQRRLPKFGFISRMAMTTAEVRLSELAAVEGEVVDLAALRAANIINGSIKRAKIILSGEVTKAVTIRGLRVTAGAKAAIEAAGGKVEE from the coding sequence ATGTATTTGAATAATCTGAGCCCTGGTGAAGGTGCTAAGAAGGTAGCGAAGCGTGTAGGCCGCGGTATTGGTAGCGGTCTGGGTAAGACTGCTGGTCGTGGTCACAAGGGTGCTAAGTCACGTGCTGGTGGCGGCATTCGTGTAGGCTTCGAAGGCGGTCAGATGCCAATTCAGCGTCGTCTGCCCAAGTTTGGCTTTATCTCTCGCATGGCAATGACTACCGCTGAAGTGCGTTTGTCTGAGCTTGCTGCTGTTGAGGGTGAAGTTGTTGATCTGGCTGCATTGCGTGCTGCCAATATCATCAACGGCTCCATCAAGCGTGCGAAGATCATTCTGTCTGGTGAAGTGACGAAAGCAGTTACTATCCGTGGTCTACGTGTGACCGCTGGTGCGAAAGCTGCAATCGAAGCTGCAGGCGGAAAAGTCGAGGAATAA
- the rpmD gene encoding 50S ribosomal protein L30 — MSKTLKVTLVRSPFGKQPKHRATVVGLGLRRIGHTVELQDTPSIRGMINKVNYLVRVEAE, encoded by the coding sequence ATGTCTAAGACTTTGAAAGTAACTCTGGTTCGCAGCCCATTCGGCAAGCAGCCCAAGCATCGCGCTACAGTCGTTGGCCTGGGTCTGCGTCGCATTGGTCACACCGTTGAGCTGCAAGACACCCCTTCAATCCGCGGCATGATCAACAAGGTGAACTATCTGGTTCGCGTTGAAGCCGAGTGA
- the rpsE gene encoding 30S ribosomal protein S5, whose amino-acid sequence MANIEQKDGDLQEKLVQVNRVAKVVKGGRIFAFTALTVVGDGKGRVGFGRGKAREVPAAIAKAMEAARRNMIKVELNGGTIQYPVKAAHGASKIYMQPASEGTGVIAGGAMRSVLEMAGVHNVLAKCYGSTNPVNVVRATFKGLQMTKSPEEIAAKRGKTVEEILG is encoded by the coding sequence ATGGCAAACATCGAACAGAAAGACGGTGATCTCCAGGAAAAGCTGGTTCAGGTCAACCGTGTTGCCAAAGTAGTGAAAGGCGGTCGTATTTTTGCCTTTACTGCTTTGACCGTAGTAGGTGACGGTAAAGGTCGTGTAGGTTTTGGTCGTGGTAAGGCGCGTGAAGTGCCTGCGGCTATCGCTAAAGCGATGGAAGCTGCTCGCCGCAACATGATCAAGGTTGAATTGAACGGCGGTACTATTCAGTATCCAGTTAAAGCCGCTCACGGTGCCTCCAAGATCTATATGCAGCCCGCTTCAGAAGGTACTGGTGTAATTGCCGGTGGTGCTATGCGCTCCGTTCTGGAAATGGCAGGCGTTCATAACGTTCTGGCTAAGTGCTATGGCTCTACCAATCCTGTGAACGTGGTTCGCGCCACTTTCAAAGGCCTGCAGATGACCAAGTCTCCAGAAGAGATCGCTGCTAAGCGTGGCAAAACCGTTGAAGAAATTCTGGGGTAA
- the rplR gene encoding 50S ribosomal protein L18, with protein MNEKKVSRLRRAARGRYKMRELGENRLTVFRTPRHIYAQVFSPCGGRVLAQASTLDQELRSGQTGNADAASKVGTLLAQRALEAGVKKVAFDRAGFKYHGRVKALADAAREGGLEF; from the coding sequence ATGAACGAGAAAAAAGTTTCCCGTTTGCGTCGCGCCGCTCGCGGTCGTTACAAAATGCGCGAACTGGGCGAGAACCGCCTGACAGTATTCCGTACACCCCGTCACATCTATGCACAGGTGTTTTCTCCCTGTGGTGGTCGTGTGCTGGCTCAAGCATCCACTCTGGATCAGGAGCTGCGTAGCGGTCAAACCGGTAACGCTGATGCTGCTAGCAAAGTTGGTACTTTGTTGGCTCAGCGTGCGCTGGAAGCGGGTGTTAAGAAAGTGGCTTTCGACCGTGCTGGTTTTAAGTACCATGGTCGCGTTAAAGCCCTGGCTGACGCCGCTCGTGAAGGTGGTCTGGAATTCTAA
- the rplF gene encoding 50S ribosomal protein L6, producing MSRVAKKPVVVPAGVEVQLAGQELTVKGKNGQLSLSVHSSVVVSQEDNQVVFAARDGSIQAKAMSGTVRALVNNMVLGVTSGFERKLELVGVGYRAAAKGEVLSLTLGFSHPVEYKLPAGVTAETPSQTSVVLKGIDKQQIGQVAAEIRAFRAPEPYKGKGIRYADEVVRRKEAKKK from the coding sequence ATGTCTCGTGTTGCTAAGAAGCCTGTTGTCGTTCCTGCTGGTGTTGAAGTTCAACTGGCTGGTCAGGAACTGACTGTAAAAGGCAAAAATGGCCAGCTGAGCCTGTCTGTACATTCTTCTGTTGTTGTCTCTCAAGAAGACAACCAGGTAGTGTTTGCAGCTCGTGATGGCAGCATTCAAGCCAAAGCGATGTCAGGTACTGTTCGCGCGTTGGTAAACAACATGGTTCTGGGCGTTACTTCTGGTTTTGAGCGCAAGCTCGAGCTGGTAGGCGTTGGTTACCGTGCTGCTGCCAAAGGCGAAGTGCTGAGTCTGACCCTGGGTTTCTCTCACCCAGTTGAATACAAACTCCCTGCCGGTGTAACTGCTGAAACTCCTAGCCAGACCTCTGTTGTTCTGAAAGGTATTGACAAACAGCAGATCGGCCAAGTAGCGGCCGAAATCCGCGCCTTCCGTGCGCCGGAACCCTACAAAGGCAAGGGTATCCGTTATGCTGACGAAGTCGTTCGTCGCAAAGAGGCTAAGAAGAAGTAA